From the Halalkalicoccus sp. CGA53 genome, one window contains:
- a CDS encoding S8 family serine peptidase, translated as MPRRGNVRSSDDRAALSRRRFVQSTGLLAGAGLLGTGASNPAAALLGNDPDPDGDPSIFTNVRVQEALQAWERGYRGNPMRSLALTDSGTDSRHGDLGPWNGLTVSTDDGFEIDVQGSEDPFAGVRRTGLPELVAWHNDHTRFGGYDRPRDENGHGTHCASIMTGSGRASAIDLDRYAEDAPRTTLVLGDTLTYEVEAEAGTGVFASAYGTAIDVVIEGPDGEELARSAGGNGLSETTFENTMAETGTVHDEGEATYTVRIQAIEGQILSTGEVETVAVGAWLAPDETAGGATGDGDLSVHAGVAPGFSLVSLTDLGTATESLGDHAQAFAETFNVRAVNMSWGYVGGLPLGAAAETLDDIPSAIRRIAEAGMLSVAAAGNDATPASGNGAPAVANEAISVVATDERDGISSFSSGGLAGIDESGEPYMKPDVTAPGGELTRLDIAADTGEPGEGVTTEEPESAAAEAELEPVVDLDELDAEDVEPSLDIDPAVTGELDYEVELADVVTDALDLSGDETLEIGTEHNRHRGARGRRRADDEFGELREYTGKAGTSMAAPSVAGMVGLVADALENDAPSAISIPEPAETGYEDVLRLKSVILATASESALVAAPYHAAKAPVYTHGRRDPYEGYGRANVGTALDAVTRDITGETVSGEIGLDVPRDERALAGYVRVDEPGELEAAVEFGHLSGGNSDAALADPHVDLFAYDVQNPDELTGDPNVVARDAGIEGDAAISWSVSVDDLEGEGGERVFLVVAKLVSVPGLVNGFDARARVDLSTTFDPEGLVVEGTREDDGSVYTGGQTTRTELDVEVRYPDGQEVVVRDTVPPDWEVDEEHGDVEATTPALGGGTHVYFGLDDPQSAYEGLTHFAQAPDEEEETGPYEFGPIAVSAETGEGTLTDREWTSISGTERFVIAAGRET; from the coding sequence ATGCCACGGCGTGGCAACGTACGGTCTTCGGACGACCGTGCTGCTCTCTCACGACGACGATTCGTACAGTCGACTGGCCTGCTCGCGGGAGCCGGTCTGCTGGGGACCGGCGCGTCGAACCCGGCGGCTGCGCTGCTCGGGAACGACCCCGACCCGGACGGCGACCCGTCGATCTTCACGAACGTCCGGGTCCAGGAGGCGTTGCAGGCCTGGGAGCGCGGGTACAGAGGAAACCCGATGCGCTCGCTCGCGCTCACCGACTCCGGAACCGACAGCCGTCACGGCGACCTGGGTCCCTGGAACGGACTGACGGTGAGCACCGACGACGGTTTCGAGATCGACGTGCAGGGCTCCGAGGACCCGTTCGCGGGTGTCCGACGGACGGGCCTGCCCGAACTCGTCGCCTGGCACAACGACCACACCCGCTTCGGCGGCTACGACCGCCCGCGCGACGAGAACGGCCACGGTACTCACTGCGCGTCGATCATGACGGGGTCAGGTCGCGCGAGCGCGATCGATCTCGATCGGTACGCGGAGGACGCTCCGCGAACGACGCTCGTCCTCGGCGACACGCTCACGTACGAGGTGGAGGCCGAAGCCGGTACGGGCGTCTTCGCGAGCGCCTACGGCACCGCCATCGACGTCGTGATCGAGGGTCCCGACGGCGAGGAACTCGCGCGGTCGGCCGGCGGAAACGGGCTCTCCGAGACCACCTTCGAGAACACGATGGCCGAGACGGGAACCGTCCACGACGAGGGTGAGGCGACCTATACGGTTCGAATCCAGGCGATCGAGGGACAGATCCTCTCGACCGGCGAGGTCGAGACCGTCGCGGTCGGCGCGTGGCTCGCACCCGACGAAACCGCCGGCGGCGCGACCGGCGACGGCGACCTCTCGGTTCACGCGGGTGTCGCCCCCGGCTTCAGCCTCGTGAGCCTCACCGACCTCGGGACCGCGACCGAGTCGCTCGGCGACCATGCCCAAGCGTTCGCCGAGACGTTCAACGTCCGCGCGGTGAACATGTCCTGGGGCTACGTCGGCGGCTTACCTCTGGGTGCCGCGGCGGAGACCCTCGACGATATCCCCTCCGCGATCCGGCGGATCGCGGAGGCGGGGATGCTCTCGGTCGCCGCGGCCGGCAACGACGCGACGCCCGCGAGCGGAAACGGCGCGCCCGCGGTCGCGAACGAGGCGATCTCGGTGGTGGCGACCGACGAGCGCGACGGCATCTCCTCGTTCTCCTCGGGTGGCCTCGCCGGGATCGACGAGAGCGGCGAGCCGTACATGAAGCCCGACGTCACCGCGCCGGGCGGCGAACTCACCCGCCTCGACATCGCCGCAGATACGGGCGAGCCCGGGGAGGGGGTGACGACCGAGGAGCCCGAATCGGCGGCCGCTGAGGCAGAACTCGAACCCGTGGTCGATCTCGACGAACTCGACGCAGAGGACGTCGAACCCTCCCTCGACATCGACCCCGCGGTGACGGGCGAACTCGACTACGAGGTCGAACTCGCGGACGTCGTCACCGACGCCCTCGACCTGAGCGGCGACGAGACGCTCGAGATCGGCACAGAGCACAACCGCCACCGCGGTGCGCGCGGCCGACGCCGTGCGGACGACGAGTTCGGCGAGCTGCGGGAGTACACCGGGAAGGCGGGCACCTCGATGGCCGCGCCCTCGGTCGCCGGGATGGTGGGGCTCGTCGCCGACGCGCTCGAGAACGACGCGCCCAGTGCGATCTCGATTCCCGAACCCGCCGAGACGGGCTACGAGGACGTCCTCCGGCTGAAGTCGGTGATCCTCGCGACCGCGAGCGAGTCGGCGCTCGTCGCCGCGCCGTACCACGCGGCGAAAGCGCCGGTCTACACCCACGGCCGGCGCGACCCGTACGAGGGCTACGGCCGGGCGAACGTCGGTACGGCGCTCGACGCCGTTACGCGCGACATCACGGGAGAGACGGTCTCCGGCGAGATCGGGCTAGACGTCCCGCGCGACGAGCGCGCGCTCGCCGGCTACGTCCGCGTGGACGAACCGGGCGAACTCGAGGCCGCAGTCGAGTTCGGCCACCTCTCGGGTGGTAACTCGGACGCCGCGCTGGCCGATCCGCACGTCGACCTGTTCGCCTACGACGTCCAGAACCCGGACGAGCTGACGGGTGACCCGAACGTCGTCGCCCGGGACGCCGGGATCGAGGGCGACGCCGCTATCTCCTGGTCCGTGAGCGTCGACGACCTCGAGGGAGAGGGCGGCGAACGCGTCTTCCTCGTCGTCGCGAAGCTCGTTTCGGTACCCGGCCTCGTCAACGGCTTCGACGCCAGAGCACGCGTCGATCTCTCGACGACGTTCGACCCGGAGGGGCTGGTCGTCGAGGGTACACGCGAGGACGACGGTTCCGTGTACACCGGCGGCCAGACGACGCGCACCGAACTCGACGTCGAGGTGCGCTACCCCGACGGACAGGAGGTCGTCGTGCGGGACACGGTGCCGCCGGACTGGGAGGTCGACGAGGAACACGGCGACGTCGAGGCGACGACGCCGGCGCTCGGCGGGGGCACACACGTCTACTTCGGACTCGACGACCCGCAGAGCGCTTACGAGGGCCTGACACACTTCGCACAGGCGCCCGACGAGGAGGAGGAGACGGGCCCGTACGAGTTCGGACCGATCGCGGTCTCGGCCGAGACGGGTGAAGGAACGCTCACCGACCGCGAGTGGACCTCGATCTCGGGAACCGAGCGGTTCGTGATCGCGGCCGGTCGGGAGACGTAG
- a CDS encoding bacterio-opsin activator domain-containing protein, producing the protein MTTGVPDGRREGEPTVVTEEGTVRLVLFTRAPETLDPMLATLERDHGIGSTPLDPESVEKIDAATDCVVCDAEEGVVAAVRERDAEIPIVALYDDHAAVPGACEAGADRCIHRGGTDATLSAHVARAVTAEARNRRTERALRRESEFVREAMDAIPDLFFVFDLNGRFVRWNDRFAATTGYDDATIAGMEPIEFIAGEHRERIAEAIDRVIEAGSAKEEADLLTRSGERVPYEFTGARLERSDSEDLIAGIGRDITDRRRKQRALSETADRLRTTSHVNRVTREVTRSLVHARTREEIEERVCRNLSETEPYRLAWIGEYTATSERVTPRTWAGAESGYLDERPSGPGETHVTAETACRTGEIQVAQRIAEDPAFAPWREAALSRGYRSAIAVPLVHRNTSYGVLCLYAPRPEAFDDEERGVLGELGETIAYAISAAESRRALISDTVTELEFAIGDRSVGFVDLSAAASCTVTVEGVTPTAEGIVAFVGVEGADPETIVDLVAGDPEAEATVVAEHDSGWLLRLTGPEPSVAGTLADYGCVVREARATEGDGRFVVELPQGADVRAVVRGIEDSYEATTLRSQRERDRSATPDVAIRQRMTDALTDRQREVLRVAHLSGYFEWPRRNSGEEMADLLGISQPTFHEHIRGAKRKLADAFFEEEPPVDVTGLPT; encoded by the coding sequence ATGACGACCGGAGTACCAGACGGACGGCGAGAGGGAGAACCGACGGTGGTGACGGAGGAGGGGACGGTTCGCTTGGTCCTGTTCACGCGCGCGCCGGAGACGCTCGACCCGATGCTCGCGACCCTCGAGCGCGACCACGGGATCGGATCGACTCCGCTCGACCCGGAATCGGTTGAGAAGATCGACGCGGCGACGGACTGCGTCGTCTGCGACGCCGAGGAGGGGGTCGTCGCGGCCGTCCGGGAACGCGATGCCGAGATCCCGATCGTCGCGTTGTACGACGACCACGCGGCGGTTCCGGGGGCGTGTGAGGCGGGTGCGGACCGGTGTATCCACCGGGGAGGGACCGATGCGACCCTCTCGGCACACGTCGCACGGGCGGTCACGGCGGAGGCGCGAAACCGCCGGACCGAGCGCGCGCTGCGCCGAGAGAGCGAGTTCGTTCGTGAGGCGATGGACGCCATCCCGGACCTCTTCTTCGTCTTCGACCTGAACGGCCGGTTCGTCCGGTGGAACGACCGGTTCGCCGCGACGACCGGCTACGACGACGCGACGATCGCGGGGATGGAGCCGATCGAGTTCATCGCGGGGGAGCACAGAGAGCGGATCGCGGAGGCGATCGACCGGGTGATCGAGGCGGGCAGCGCGAAGGAGGAGGCGGACCTCCTCACCCGGTCGGGCGAGCGGGTCCCGTACGAGTTCACCGGCGCGCGACTCGAGCGGAGCGACAGCGAGGACCTGATCGCGGGCATCGGCCGTGACATCACGGACAGACGCCGGAAACAGCGCGCGCTCTCAGAGACCGCAGACCGGCTCCGGACGACCTCGCACGTCAATCGGGTGACCCGGGAGGTCACCCGCTCGCTCGTCCACGCCAGAACCCGCGAGGAGATCGAGGAGAGGGTCTGTCGGAACCTCTCGGAGACCGAACCGTACCGGCTCGCGTGGATCGGCGAGTACACGGCGACGAGCGAGCGCGTCACCCCTCGGACGTGGGCCGGCGCCGAGTCGGGCTACCTCGACGAGCGGCCCTCGGGACCCGGCGAGACGCACGTCACCGCCGAGACGGCCTGTCGGACCGGCGAGATTCAGGTCGCCCAGCGGATCGCGGAGGACCCCGCGTTCGCGCCGTGGCGCGAGGCGGCGCTCTCGCGGGGCTACCGGTCGGCGATCGCCGTCCCGCTCGTCCACCGGAACACTTCCTACGGGGTGCTCTGTCTCTACGCCCCGCGGCCGGAGGCGTTCGACGACGAGGAGCGGGGCGTCCTCGGAGAGCTGGGCGAAACGATCGCGTACGCGATCAGCGCGGCCGAGAGTCGACGGGCGCTCATCTCCGACACCGTCACGGAACTCGAGTTCGCCATCGGGGACCGCTCGGTCGGGTTCGTCGACCTCTCGGCGGCGGCCTCCTGCACCGTGACGGTCGAGGGCGTCACCCCGACGGCCGAGGGGATCGTCGCCTTCGTCGGCGTCGAGGGGGCGGACCCGGAGACGATCGTCGACCTCGTCGCCGGGGACCCCGAGGCGGAGGCGACGGTCGTCGCCGAGCACGATTCGGGTTGGCTGCTCCGGCTCACGGGCCCGGAGCCGTCGGTCGCCGGGACGCTGGCCGACTACGGCTGTGTCGTCCGGGAGGCGAGGGCGACCGAGGGTGACGGCCGGTTCGTCGTCGAACTCCCGCAGGGGGCGGACGTCAGAGCCGTCGTCCGCGGCATCGAGGACAGCTACGAGGCGACGACGCTCCGGTCGCAGCGAGAGCGCGACCGGTCGGCGACCCCGGACGTCGCGATCCGTCAGCGGATGACCGATGCGCTCACCGACCGGCAGCGGGAGGTGCTCAGGGTCGCCCACCTCTCGGGCTACTTCGAGTGGCCCAGACGGAACTCCGGCGAGGAGATGGCCGACCTCCTCGGGATCTCCCAGCCGACGTTCCACGAGCACATACGGGGGGCCAAGCGAAAGCTCGCCGATGCGTTCTTCGAGGAGGAGCCGCCGGTGGACGTCACGGGGCTGCCGACCTAA
- a CDS encoding sodium:solute symporter family protein: MTEPVVAVGLHPLQFGLGEDVNPVYLGLFVVYLLAILAIGLWGYLRTEDIDDFWVFGKELGPVLATWSLVATFVSSVSVIGFIGAVYADGYAIMTGIIFGLMLGVSAFYFATPYVRELDLVTFPDIMAEVTGIQATRPVAGGILLLEAWLYIIMQLLGAALLVTAITGVPFEYMVWVIGAVFIAYTALGGLVSVAWTDLAQGVLMVATVFVAFFYMIYDLGSLTAINEQFAAIDPAFVDPTGDGAFTLTFLLATQLAFFGTIFTVQSIIIRVNATTDVRTAKLHVAWGGVILSVFYAALIMLGGATTVALEDAGLAADPVDMAFPLLITEYLPTAVGSVIIVAVMSAILSTTDQSLHAAGITTANDIYDYFADDASQERLFGVSRIATVVAGITAILATVDPPGTIIYIYEFRAVLLTAALFIPVYAGLWKRELFTGRALATSMLLGGIGSVAWQLLDDPLGIPAVFAGGGLAVAALIVVTIIERNTD, translated from the coding sequence ATGACTGAGCCAGTGGTCGCAGTCGGACTCCACCCACTACAGTTCGGTCTCGGAGAAGACGTCAACCCGGTCTACCTCGGGCTGTTCGTCGTCTACCTGCTCGCGATCCTCGCGATCGGTCTCTGGGGCTACCTCCGGACCGAGGATATCGACGACTTCTGGGTGTTCGGGAAGGAGCTCGGACCCGTCCTCGCGACGTGGTCGCTCGTCGCGACGTTCGTGAGTTCGGTGAGCGTGATCGGGTTCATCGGCGCGGTGTACGCCGACGGCTACGCGATCATGACGGGCATCATCTTCGGACTGATGCTCGGCGTGAGCGCCTTCTACTTCGCGACGCCGTACGTCCGTGAACTCGACCTCGTCACCTTTCCCGACATCATGGCCGAGGTGACGGGGATCCAGGCGACCCGCCCGGTCGCGGGCGGGATCCTCCTGCTCGAGGCCTGGCTCTACATCATCATGCAGCTGCTCGGCGCGGCGCTTCTGGTCACGGCGATCACGGGCGTCCCCTTCGAGTACATGGTGTGGGTGATCGGGGCCGTCTTCATCGCCTACACCGCCCTCGGCGGGCTGGTGAGCGTCGCCTGGACCGACCTCGCACAGGGGGTGTTGATGGTGGCGACTGTGTTCGTCGCCTTCTTCTACATGATCTACGACCTCGGGAGCCTGACGGCGATCAACGAGCAGTTCGCCGCGATCGATCCCGCGTTCGTCGATCCGACGGGAGACGGGGCGTTCACGCTCACGTTCCTCTTGGCGACCCAGCTCGCCTTCTTCGGGACGATCTTCACCGTCCAGTCGATCATCATCCGGGTGAACGCGACCACCGACGTCAGGACCGCGAAGCTCCACGTCGCCTGGGGCGGGGTGATACTCTCGGTCTTCTACGCCGCGTTGATCATGCTCGGCGGGGCGACGACGGTCGCGCTCGAGGATGCAGGCCTCGCCGCCGACCCAGTGGACATGGCGTTCCCCCTCCTGATCACCGAGTACCTCCCGACGGCGGTCGGCTCGGTCATCATCGTCGCAGTGATGAGCGCCATCCTCTCGACGACGGATCAGAGCCTACACGCGGCCGGGATCACGACCGCCAACGACATCTACGACTACTTCGCCGACGACGCGAGCCAGGAGAGGCTGTTCGGCGTCTCCCGTATCGCGACGGTCGTCGCGGGCATCACGGCGATCCTGGCGACCGTCGACCCGCCGGGGACGATCATCTACATCTACGAGTTCAGGGCCGTCTTGTTGACGGCCGCGCTGTTCATCCCGGTCTACGCCGGCCTCTGGAAGCGCGAGCTGTTCACTGGACGGGCGCTCGCCACCTCGATGCTGCTCGGCGGTATCGGTAGCGTCGCCTGGCAGCTCCTGGACGACCCCCTGGGGATTCCCGCCGTGTTCGCCGGCGGGGGGCTCGCGGTGGCCGCGCTGATCGTAGTGACGATCATCGAGCGGAACACCGACTGA
- a CDS encoding OFA family MFS transporter: protein MMALVSPYQYVWASIEGPLAVELNASLAALGFVFTAYVVVMALVQFPAGWWRDRYGPRAVTLVAGILAGGGYFALAFATEVWQVYVVYSVGAVGVGMVYTVAVNTAIKWFPDRRGLTTGIGTMAFAAGSAAFVPYVRAAVADGALASALSNMGLLIGVGILVGTVVLRDPPVGWDRVEPTEPRTTDADSSEEASESLERTDRTESEREGADRAPDGGTWSFTWREMVRTWQFWVMYFMFFAVSAAGLMITARVVLYAEQANLTAAAVTAAATLLPLASGGGRLIVGGLSDRFDRERVTAVSFTLCGLATLAIVAFAGFESGIGYILAVGVAVFFWSSQFSLFPSLVGDYYGAEHSSTNYSIVYSGKMWGGVFGGGVVGWLVGAIGWDPTFVLGGVLALAAGIVGFVLRAPR from the coding sequence ATGATGGCGCTCGTGAGCCCGTACCAGTACGTCTGGGCGTCGATCGAGGGGCCGCTGGCGGTCGAGCTGAACGCGTCGCTGGCGGCGCTCGGCTTCGTCTTCACAGCCTACGTCGTCGTCATGGCGCTCGTCCAGTTCCCCGCGGGCTGGTGGCGCGACCGGTACGGTCCGCGCGCCGTGACGCTCGTCGCCGGCATCCTCGCCGGGGGCGGCTACTTCGCGCTCGCGTTCGCGACCGAGGTCTGGCAGGTCTACGTCGTCTACTCGGTCGGCGCCGTCGGCGTCGGCATGGTCTACACCGTGGCCGTCAACACGGCGATCAAGTGGTTCCCGGACCGCCGGGGACTCACGACGGGGATCGGGACGATGGCGTTCGCGGCGGGGAGCGCGGCGTTCGTCCCCTACGTCAGGGCGGCGGTCGCCGACGGCGCGCTGGCGAGTGCGCTCTCGAACATGGGGCTGCTCATCGGGGTAGGCATCCTCGTCGGGACGGTGGTCCTCAGGGACCCTCCGGTCGGGTGGGACCGCGTCGAGCCGACGGAGCCGCGGACGACGGACGCGGACAGCTCCGAGGAGGCGTCCGAATCCCTGGAGCGGACGGATCGAACGGAGAGCGAACGCGAGGGGGCCGACCGCGCGCCCGACGGCGGGACGTGGTCGTTCACGTGGCGGGAGATGGTCCGGACGTGGCAGTTCTGGGTGATGTACTTCATGTTCTTCGCCGTCAGCGCGGCGGGGCTGATGATCACCGCCAGGGTCGTCCTCTACGCCGAGCAGGCGAACCTGACGGCGGCGGCGGTTACGGCGGCCGCGACACTCCTCCCCCTGGCGTCGGGCGGCGGCCGGCTGATCGTCGGCGGCCTCTCGGACCGGTTCGATCGCGAACGCGTCACCGCCGTCTCCTTCACGCTCTGTGGGCTCGCGACGCTCGCGATCGTGGCCTTCGCCGGCTTCGAGTCCGGGATCGGCTACATCCTCGCGGTGGGCGTCGCGGTGTTCTTCTGGAGCTCGCAGTTCTCGCTGTTCCCGAGCCTCGTCGGCGACTACTACGGCGCCGAACACTCCTCCACGAACTACTCGATCGTCTACTCCGGAAAGATGTGGGGCGGGGTCTTCGGCGGCGGCGTCGTCGGCTGGCTCGTCGGCGCGATCGGCTGGGACCCGACGTTCGTCCTCGGTGGGGTGCTCGCGCTGGCGGCCGGGATCGTCGGGTTCGTCCTCCGAGCGCCCCGGTAG
- a CDS encoding amidohydrolase: MHADLVLLDGTVVTLSERPDAEALAIVGDRVRTVGSTDEVSEVIGPDTEVVDLDGRAALPGFVDTHVHVPLAGARMEHVNCRSPPNRSIEDVTARIHERAEATPDGEWIVCSGYNLGLVWEAEDRHIDRWDLDEAAPENPVQVTSVGGHTGSVYNSVALALAGIDRTTPDPEPPAVIERDDDGRPSGLVSEAAEIPLHDVIPEETREERRDRIERAFEQLLAWGVTTAHDALTRPEDLRIYQELAREGRLPVRLGLMLQGDVGEDLGAEGMDLLSRVRDVGLETGFGSDRLFLVGIKYFMDGAFTGRTAAMSEPYEGEAVPEGSPQYEGVLHIDPEYLADRVERAAEAGLRVCVHGQGDRGIDHVLDAFEAALDPDEDHRCRIEHGGLTYPEQVERIAAVGACVSSSISFLGGDVSRNWVYWGEERMDHTYAVRSLQEAGVPTAGNGDWPVTTGDPLVGIRTAVTRETVTGEVVGPDQRVPVEDALRLYGPDAAYLEFSEGEKGRLEPDTLADVTVLSDDPRAVDPVTIADLDVEYTIVGGSIEYTG; encoded by the coding sequence ATGCACGCCGACCTGGTTTTGCTCGACGGTACCGTCGTGACCCTCTCGGAGCGACCCGACGCCGAGGCGCTGGCGATCGTCGGCGATCGCGTCCGGACGGTCGGCTCGACCGACGAGGTGAGCGAGGTGATCGGACCCGACACCGAGGTGGTCGACCTCGACGGACGTGCCGCGCTCCCGGGGTTCGTCGACACGCACGTCCACGTCCCGCTCGCGGGCGCCAGGATGGAGCACGTGAACTGTCGATCGCCACCGAACCGATCGATCGAGGACGTGACGGCGCGGATCCACGAGCGTGCGGAGGCGACGCCCGACGGCGAGTGGATCGTCTGCTCCGGCTACAACCTGGGACTCGTCTGGGAGGCCGAGGATCGGCATATCGACCGCTGGGACCTCGACGAGGCCGCCCCCGAGAACCCGGTCCAGGTCACCAGCGTCGGCGGGCACACCGGGAGCGTCTACAACTCGGTCGCTCTAGCACTCGCGGGGATCGACCGGACGACGCCCGATCCCGAGCCGCCCGCGGTGATCGAGCGGGACGACGACGGGCGGCCATCGGGACTCGTCAGTGAGGCGGCGGAGATACCGTTGCACGATGTGATTCCCGAGGAGACCCGCGAGGAGCGACGCGATCGGATCGAACGGGCGTTCGAGCAGCTACTCGCGTGGGGGGTCACGACGGCCCACGACGCGCTCACCCGACCCGAGGACCTCCGGATCTATCAGGAGCTCGCTCGCGAGGGACGACTGCCGGTACGGTTGGGACTGATGCTCCAGGGCGACGTGGGCGAGGACCTCGGCGCGGAGGGGATGGACCTGCTCTCACGGGTACGGGACGTCGGCCTCGAGACCGGCTTCGGGAGCGACCGGCTCTTCCTCGTCGGGATCAAGTACTTCATGGACGGCGCGTTCACCGGTCGGACCGCCGCGATGTCCGAACCGTACGAGGGCGAGGCTGTCCCCGAGGGCTCCCCGCAGTACGAGGGCGTGCTCCACATCGATCCCGAGTACCTCGCCGATCGGGTCGAACGGGCGGCCGAGGCGGGGCTTCGGGTCTGCGTTCACGGCCAGGGCGACCGCGGGATCGATCACGTCCTGGACGCGTTCGAGGCGGCGCTCGACCCCGACGAGGACCACCGCTGCCGGATCGAACACGGCGGGCTCACCTACCCCGAGCAGGTCGAGCGGATCGCCGCGGTCGGCGCCTGCGTTTCCTCGTCGATCTCCTTCCTCGGCGGGGACGTCTCGCGGAACTGGGTCTACTGGGGCGAAGAGCGGATGGATCACACGTACGCGGTCCGTTCGCTACAGGAGGCGGGCGTTCCGACGGCCGGCAACGGCGACTGGCCCGTGACGACCGGGGACCCGCTCGTGGGGATCCGGACGGCGGTCACCCGCGAGACCGTCACGGGCGAGGTCGTCGGCCCGGACCAGCGGGTCCCCGTCGAGGACGCCCTCCGGCTCTACGGCCCCGATGCCGCGTACCTGGAGTTCTCCGAGGGAGAGAAGGGACGACTCGAACCGGACACCCTGGCCGACGTCACCGTCCTCTCCGACGACCCCCGGGCGGTCGATCCCGTCACGATCGCGGATCTCGACGTCGAGTACACGATCGTCGGCGGCTCGATCGAGTACACCGGGTGA